In a genomic window of Acipenser ruthenus chromosome 41, fAciRut3.2 maternal haplotype, whole genome shotgun sequence:
- the LOC117434183 gene encoding piggyBac transposable element-derived protein 4-like isoform X1, with protein MEAAPFSTERPLRWVVSADRTVEIKEEVTELGCEPASEQILQEETPPSSITERDAGGMDPAEEDLLDEELMIEETEESSDEEAPPSTSTRGSSSRSRFPACFSYDDADPAVPGQIPFRPRRPVGIDLGCLARGSVTKEMDFFQLFFTSAVLSKICEYTNAYAWRHVVDKPSYGDAHGSWVDVTAEEMLKLIGLIIYMGVTPLPRVSRYWSTAPLRHGLWARAYMCRERFRALLAVFHLVHPDEEDHSDGLQKLRYLLDHMRTTCQALYQPKRNLSIEERMVKSKGRSGMRQYIKDKPTRWGFKLWVMACSNTGYTYDFDVYAGSKEGRTYDLAKKVVLQLSQPLVNQGYYLWFDNYYTSPSLLSELRERGFLACGIYNPNRRRFPRCLKDYKTWEKKAKCGDMRWHRMEEGNILAMQWKDSRTVTVLSTLHRATDAVTVQRHVKENGKWTVKDVQQPLAIHDYNQNMGGVDKSDQLIEKYDVHIKPLKWWQTLFFHFIDIAVVNSYILFQEWRAQNPQNENLTRISRYAQLEFREELACQLGGIEKDADVPLYAPCMNLDSPKTPSSSFHADHIPELAELRRNCYLCYKRTKREMKSTFYCSGPGCDGKPFCLNKSRNCFKVWHTTDGDKYRDDPQ; from the exons ATGGAAGCAGCTCCCTTCAGCACAGAGCGTCCTCTTCGATGGGTTGTTTCTGCAGACAGGACTGTGGagatcaaggaggaagtgactgagctggggtgtgaGCCGGCCAGTGAGCAgatcctgcaggaggaaacgCCACCTTCTAGCATCACCGAGAGAG ATGCAGGGGGTATGGATCCAGCAGAAGAAGATCTTCTTGATGAAGAGCTGATGATTGAAGAGACAGAAGAATCATCCGACGAAGAGGCGCCCCCTTCTACTTCCACTAGGGGCAGCTCATCAAGATCAAG ATTCCCTGCTTGTTTTTCTTATGATGACGCAGACCCTGCTGTGCCTGGGCAGATTCCATTTAGACCTCGTCGTCCCGTCGGAATAGACCTTGGCTGCCTGGCACGTGGATCAGTGACTAAAGAAATGGATTTCTTCCAGCTTTTCTTCACCAGTGCGGTCCTCTCAAAGATCTGCGAGTACACCAATGCATATGCATGGCGCCACGTCGTTGACAAGCCATCTTACGGTGATGCACATGGATCGTGGGTCGATGTGACGGCGGAGGAGATGCTCAAATTAATTGGCCTCATTATATATATGGGCGTAACTCCATTGCCACGTGTGTCCAGATACTGGAGCACAGCACCTCTACGGCACGGTCTCTGGGCACGTGCTTACATGTGCAGGGAGCGCTTCAGGGCATTGCTTGCAGTGTTTCATCTCGTGCATCCGGATGAAGAGGACCACAGTGACGGGTTGCAGAAGTTGCGTTACCTGCTGGATCACATGAGGACCACATGCCAGGCACTTTACCAGCCAAAGAGGAACCTGTCTATTGAAGAGCGGATGGTGAAGTCCAAGGGAAGATCTGGGATGAGGCAGTACATCAAGGACAAACCAACGCGCTGGGGCTTCAAGCTGTGGGTGATGGCCTGCTCTAACACTGGCTACACGTATGACTTCGATGTGTACGCTGGGAGTAAAGAGGGACGTACGTACGACTTGGCCAAAAAAGTTGTTCTTCAGTTGTCACAACCACTGGTGAACCAAGGTTACTATCTTTGGTTTGACAATTACTACACGTCCCCATCTCTGCTATCTGAACTGAGAGAACGTGGATTTTTGGCTTGTGGGATCTATAATCCCAACAGGAGACGGTTTCCAAGATGCTTGAAGGACTACAAGACATGGGAAAAGAAGGCGAAATGTGGAGATATGAGGTGGCACCGTATGGAAGAAGGAAACATCCTGGCCATGCAATGGAAGGATTCCCGCACTGTGACAGTCCTTTCCACATTGCACAGGGCAACAGATGCTGTAACAGTCCAAAGACACGTCAAGGAGAATGGGAAATGGACTGTCAAAGATGTTCAACAACCACTGGCAATACACGATTATAACCAGAACATGGGAGGTGTTGACAAGTCCGACCAGCTGATAGAGAAATACGACGTGCATATCAAGCCCTTGAAGTGGTGGCAGACCTTGTTCTTCCATTTCATCGATATTGCAGTAGTGAACAGCTACATTTTATTTCAGGAGTGGCGAGCCCAAAATCCACAGAATGAAAATCTTACAAGAATTTCCAGATACGCACAGCTGGAATTCAGAGAGGAACTGGCATGTCAGCTGGGAGGCATTGAAAAAGACGCTGACGTGCCCCTGTATGCCCCTTGCATGAACCTGGACAGTCCAAAAACACCATCTTCATCCTTCCACGCTGACCATATTCCTGAACTTGCTGAACTGAGAAGGAACTGTTATCTGTGCTACAAAAGGACAAAAAGGGAAATGAAGTCCACTTTTTACTGCAGTGGTCCAGGGTGTGATGGCAAACCGTTCTGCTTGAACAAATCACGCAACTGTTTCAAAGTGTGGCACACGACAGATGGGGACAAATATCGGGATGACCCACAGTAG
- the LOC117434183 gene encoding piggyBac transposable element-derived protein 4-like isoform X2: protein MEAAPFSTERPLRWVVSADRTVEIKEEVTELGCEPASEQILQEETPPSSITERGGMDPAEEDLLDEELMIEETEESSDEEAPPSTSTRGSSSRSRFPACFSYDDADPAVPGQIPFRPRRPVGIDLGCLARGSVTKEMDFFQLFFTSAVLSKICEYTNAYAWRHVVDKPSYGDAHGSWVDVTAEEMLKLIGLIIYMGVTPLPRVSRYWSTAPLRHGLWARAYMCRERFRALLAVFHLVHPDEEDHSDGLQKLRYLLDHMRTTCQALYQPKRNLSIEERMVKSKGRSGMRQYIKDKPTRWGFKLWVMACSNTGYTYDFDVYAGSKEGRTYDLAKKVVLQLSQPLVNQGYYLWFDNYYTSPSLLSELRERGFLACGIYNPNRRRFPRCLKDYKTWEKKAKCGDMRWHRMEEGNILAMQWKDSRTVTVLSTLHRATDAVTVQRHVKENGKWTVKDVQQPLAIHDYNQNMGGVDKSDQLIEKYDVHIKPLKWWQTLFFHFIDIAVVNSYILFQEWRAQNPQNENLTRISRYAQLEFREELACQLGGIEKDADVPLYAPCMNLDSPKTPSSSFHADHIPELAELRRNCYLCYKRTKREMKSTFYCSGPGCDGKPFCLNKSRNCFKVWHTTDGDKYRDDPQ from the exons ATGGAAGCAGCTCCCTTCAGCACAGAGCGTCCTCTTCGATGGGTTGTTTCTGCAGACAGGACTGTGGagatcaaggaggaagtgactgagctggggtgtgaGCCGGCCAGTGAGCAgatcctgcaggaggaaacgCCACCTTCTAGCATCACCGAGAGAG GGGGTATGGATCCAGCAGAAGAAGATCTTCTTGATGAAGAGCTGATGATTGAAGAGACAGAAGAATCATCCGACGAAGAGGCGCCCCCTTCTACTTCCACTAGGGGCAGCTCATCAAGATCAAG ATTCCCTGCTTGTTTTTCTTATGATGACGCAGACCCTGCTGTGCCTGGGCAGATTCCATTTAGACCTCGTCGTCCCGTCGGAATAGACCTTGGCTGCCTGGCACGTGGATCAGTGACTAAAGAAATGGATTTCTTCCAGCTTTTCTTCACCAGTGCGGTCCTCTCAAAGATCTGCGAGTACACCAATGCATATGCATGGCGCCACGTCGTTGACAAGCCATCTTACGGTGATGCACATGGATCGTGGGTCGATGTGACGGCGGAGGAGATGCTCAAATTAATTGGCCTCATTATATATATGGGCGTAACTCCATTGCCACGTGTGTCCAGATACTGGAGCACAGCACCTCTACGGCACGGTCTCTGGGCACGTGCTTACATGTGCAGGGAGCGCTTCAGGGCATTGCTTGCAGTGTTTCATCTCGTGCATCCGGATGAAGAGGACCACAGTGACGGGTTGCAGAAGTTGCGTTACCTGCTGGATCACATGAGGACCACATGCCAGGCACTTTACCAGCCAAAGAGGAACCTGTCTATTGAAGAGCGGATGGTGAAGTCCAAGGGAAGATCTGGGATGAGGCAGTACATCAAGGACAAACCAACGCGCTGGGGCTTCAAGCTGTGGGTGATGGCCTGCTCTAACACTGGCTACACGTATGACTTCGATGTGTACGCTGGGAGTAAAGAGGGACGTACGTACGACTTGGCCAAAAAAGTTGTTCTTCAGTTGTCACAACCACTGGTGAACCAAGGTTACTATCTTTGGTTTGACAATTACTACACGTCCCCATCTCTGCTATCTGAACTGAGAGAACGTGGATTTTTGGCTTGTGGGATCTATAATCCCAACAGGAGACGGTTTCCAAGATGCTTGAAGGACTACAAGACATGGGAAAAGAAGGCGAAATGTGGAGATATGAGGTGGCACCGTATGGAAGAAGGAAACATCCTGGCCATGCAATGGAAGGATTCCCGCACTGTGACAGTCCTTTCCACATTGCACAGGGCAACAGATGCTGTAACAGTCCAAAGACACGTCAAGGAGAATGGGAAATGGACTGTCAAAGATGTTCAACAACCACTGGCAATACACGATTATAACCAGAACATGGGAGGTGTTGACAAGTCCGACCAGCTGATAGAGAAATACGACGTGCATATCAAGCCCTTGAAGTGGTGGCAGACCTTGTTCTTCCATTTCATCGATATTGCAGTAGTGAACAGCTACATTTTATTTCAGGAGTGGCGAGCCCAAAATCCACAGAATGAAAATCTTACAAGAATTTCCAGATACGCACAGCTGGAATTCAGAGAGGAACTGGCATGTCAGCTGGGAGGCATTGAAAAAGACGCTGACGTGCCCCTGTATGCCCCTTGCATGAACCTGGACAGTCCAAAAACACCATCTTCATCCTTCCACGCTGACCATATTCCTGAACTTGCTGAACTGAGAAGGAACTGTTATCTGTGCTACAAAAGGACAAAAAGGGAAATGAAGTCCACTTTTTACTGCAGTGGTCCAGGGTGTGATGGCAAACCGTTCTGCTTGAACAAATCACGCAACTGTTTCAAAGTGTGGCACACGACAGATGGGGACAAATATCGGGATGACCCACAGTAG